AGGGCCGCGCAAGACGGTCCAGCGGCAGCGCGCCGACCGCGAGCGCCCGCCCCACCCGCCATACCCCCTTGAGGTCCTCGGTCGCCGTGCTCACGATGTGCACCGTGGAGTCGGGGTCGTCGACCCAGTCCACCGGCACCTCATGGATGCGCAGCCCGGCGCGCTCCGCAAGCACCAGCAGCTCGGTGTCGAAGAACCACCCGGTGTCCTCGACCATCGGCAGCAGACGCTCGGCGACCTCACGCCGTATCGCCTTGAATCCGCACTGGGCGTCGGAGAAACGTGCGGCGAGCGACCCGCGCAGAATCAGGTTGTAGGCACGCGAGATGAACTCCCGCTTCGGGCCGCGCACCACCCGCGACGAGCGCGCCAGACGCGATCCGATCGCGAGGTCGGAGTGCCCGGAGATCAGCGGCGCGACCAGCGGCAGCAGCGCGTTGAGGTCCGTCGACAGATCCACGTCCATGTAGGCGAGGACGGGCGCGTCGGAGTGCGACCACACGGTGCGCAGTGCGCGCCCCCGCCCCTTCTCCTCCAGCCGGTACGCCCGCACTTCGGCGATCGTGCCGTCGAGCCGGGCCGCCACCTCGGGGGTGCGGTCGGTGCTCGCGTTGTCGGCGATGGTGATCCGGAAGCCGTACGGGAAGGTCCGCGCGAGGTGGTCGTACAGCCGCAGGACGCACCGTTCGAGGTCGTCCTCCTCGTTGTAGACCGGGATCACCACATCGAGTACGGGCAGGTCGGCCGCGTCGGCGAGCAGATGCTCCCGGGCCGGCAGAGTCCCCATTGGGGTGTCGGTTCGCATGGAACGACACTCGGCCCGGGCGCTGTCACAGCTGTGTGATGCGCCTGTGCCCCGTCTGTGAGTCGTACGCGGGAGCCCGACCGGCCCCGGGAGCCCAGCCGGCCCCTGCCGTCCAACCCGCCCCAGAAGTCCCTGCCGCCCCTGCCGCCCCTGCCGGCAGTTCCACGGCGAAGACCGTGTGCCCCGGCTCGCTCCGCACACCGACCCGGCCGCCGTGCACGGCGACGACCGCCTGCACGATCGCGAGCCC
The Streptomyces lunaelactis genome window above contains:
- a CDS encoding bifunctional glycosyltransferase family 2/GtrA family protein; this translates as MRTDTPMGTLPAREHLLADAADLPVLDVVIPVYNEEDDLERCVLRLYDHLARTFPYGFRITIADNASTDRTPEVAARLDGTIAEVRAYRLEEKGRGRALRTVWSHSDAPVLAYMDVDLSTDLNALLPLVAPLISGHSDLAIGSRLARSSRVVRGPKREFISRAYNLILRGSLAARFSDAQCGFKAIRREVAERLLPMVEDTGWFFDTELLVLAERAGLRIHEVPVDWVDDPDSTVHIVSTATEDLKGVWRVGRALAVGALPLDRLARPFGDDPRDRQLSGVPGGLARQLVGFCVVGALSTLLYLLLYSLFRAGVGPQVANAGALLLSAVANTAANRRLTFGVRGRDRAVRHQAQGLVVFGIGLALTSGSLAALDAAAGNPGHSTELAVLIAANLAATVLRFLLFRAWVFPDRRDAPAARESATGESATTPPVAYRSQHPYDTADFRACEAADRTWDVTTQLRVVPQDNDQRNAR